The proteins below come from a single Chitinophaga pinensis DSM 2588 genomic window:
- a CDS encoding UDP-glucose dehydrogenase family protein — MKAIVIGTGYVGLVTGACLAEVGTQVVCVDVNAEKINNLKNGILPIYEPGLEEIVTRNYNNGRLSFSTSLAEVIPGADIAFIAVGTPPGEDGSADLQYVLQVAKEIGTHMTDYLVVVTKSTVPVGTAVKVNREIKQAMMDREALIDYDVASNPEFLKEGAAVQDFLKPDRIVVGVNTDRAKEVLERLYHPFLLNGRPIIFMDIASAEMTKYAANAMLATKISFINDIANLCELVGADVNKVRKGIGSDARIGNSFIYPGIGYGGSCFPKDVKALVRTGMDYGHGLRILEAVEAVNNDQKRVLFNKINKHFDGLLKDKTFAVWGLSFKPGTDDMREASSLVLIEALLEAGANVRVFDPVAAHEAKKTLNDSVTWATDLYDAADGADAVLLVTEWNEFRLPDWNRIKQLVKTPVVFDGRNIYDNTYLEKSGFICYSIGISQPAVSVLSRS, encoded by the coding sequence ATGAAAGCAATCGTAATTGGTACAGGATACGTAGGGTTGGTTACCGGCGCCTGCCTCGCAGAAGTAGGTACGCAGGTAGTATGTGTGGATGTTAACGCCGAGAAGATCAATAACCTCAAAAACGGCATTTTACCTATTTATGAACCGGGTCTCGAAGAGATCGTTACCCGTAACTATAACAACGGCCGTCTGTCATTCAGCACTAGTCTTGCTGAAGTGATCCCTGGTGCGGATATCGCGTTTATCGCGGTAGGAACGCCTCCGGGTGAAGATGGTAGCGCTGATCTGCAGTATGTACTGCAGGTGGCAAAAGAAATCGGTACACATATGACCGATTACCTGGTAGTGGTGACTAAGAGCACTGTACCTGTTGGTACTGCTGTGAAAGTGAACAGGGAAATCAAACAGGCAATGATGGACAGAGAAGCACTGATCGATTATGATGTTGCTTCTAATCCTGAATTCCTGAAAGAAGGTGCGGCTGTTCAGGACTTCCTGAAACCTGACCGTATCGTGGTAGGTGTAAACACCGACAGGGCGAAAGAAGTACTGGAGCGTCTGTATCATCCATTCCTGCTGAATGGCCGTCCGATCATCTTTATGGACATCGCATCCGCAGAAATGACCAAATATGCAGCAAACGCCATGCTGGCCACTAAGATCTCTTTCATCAATGATATCGCAAACCTCTGCGAACTGGTAGGCGCTGATGTGAATAAAGTGCGTAAAGGTATCGGTAGCGATGCGAGAATCGGTAACAGCTTTATCTATCCGGGTATTGGTTACGGTGGTTCCTGCTTCCCTAAAGATGTGAAAGCACTGGTACGTACCGGTATGGATTATGGTCACGGACTGCGTATCCTGGAAGCGGTAGAAGCAGTAAACAATGATCAGAAACGTGTATTGTTCAATAAGATCAACAAACATTTTGATGGTCTGCTGAAAGATAAAACATTCGCAGTATGGGGGCTCTCTTTCAAACCTGGTACTGATGATATGCGCGAAGCTTCCAGTCTGGTACTGATCGAAGCATTGCTCGAAGCAGGTGCAAATGTGAGAGTATTTGATCCGGTAGCGGCGCATGAAGCGAAGAAGACACTGAATGACAGCGTAACCTGGGCAACTGACCTGTATGACGCTGCTGACGGTGCTGACGCAGTATTGCTGGTGACAGAATGGAACGAATTCCGCCTTCCTGACTGGAACCGCATTAAACAATTAGTAAAAACCCCTGTTGTATTTGACGGCAGGAACATTTATGATAACACATATCTTGAGAAAAGCGGTTTTATCTGTTACAGCATTGGTATCTCCCAGCCGGCAGTGAGCGTACTCTCCAGAAGTTAA
- the gmd gene encoding GDP-mannose 4,6-dehydratase — protein MKVALITGVNGQDGAYLAELLLEKGYMVHGIKRRASLLNTDRIDHLYQDPHSENVRFRLHYGDMTDSTNLIRIIQETQPDEIYNLAAMSHVKVSFDTPEYTANADGIGTLRILEALRILKLEHKTKVYQASTSELYGLVQEVPQRETTPFYPRSPYAVAKLYAYWITVNYREAYGMFACNGILFNHESPLRGETFVTRKITRAVAAIALGLQDKLYLGNLDAQRDWGHAKDYVEAMWRILQQDTPDDYVIATGITTPVREFVRMAFDELGIELKFEGTGVAEVAYVSACRNKEFILPIGKQVLAVDPAYFRPTEVELLIGDPTKSKTKLGWEPKYDLQELVSEMVTCDVEIFRKDSKTQWEQLAG, from the coding sequence ATGAAAGTTGCTTTAATCACCGGTGTAAATGGACAGGACGGTGCGTACCTGGCAGAGTTGCTGCTTGAAAAGGGATACATGGTGCATGGTATTAAACGCCGTGCGTCTTTGCTGAATACAGACAGAATTGACCATTTATATCAGGATCCTCATAGTGAAAATGTTCGTTTCAGATTACACTACGGTGATATGACCGATAGTACTAACCTGATCCGTATCATCCAGGAAACTCAACCTGACGAGATTTACAATCTCGCTGCTATGAGCCATGTGAAAGTAAGTTTTGATACACCGGAATATACTGCGAATGCAGATGGTATAGGCACTCTGCGTATACTGGAGGCACTGCGCATTCTGAAACTGGAGCATAAAACAAAAGTATATCAGGCGAGCACTTCTGAGCTGTATGGTCTGGTACAGGAAGTACCACAGAGAGAGACGACTCCCTTCTACCCACGCAGCCCGTATGCCGTTGCTAAATTATATGCTTACTGGATCACCGTTAACTATAGAGAAGCATACGGTATGTTTGCCTGCAACGGTATCCTGTTTAACCATGAAAGTCCGCTGCGTGGCGAAACTTTCGTAACACGTAAGATCACCCGTGCAGTTGCAGCGATCGCACTGGGTCTGCAGGATAAGCTGTATCTGGGTAACCTGGATGCACAGCGTGACTGGGGACATGCGAAAGACTATGTAGAAGCAATGTGGAGAATCCTGCAGCAGGATACACCAGATGATTATGTGATCGCAACCGGTATTACTACACCTGTGCGTGAATTTGTACGCATGGCGTTTGATGAACTGGGTATCGAACTGAAATTTGAAGGTACAGGTGTTGCAGAAGTAGCTTATGTAAGCGCCTGCCGCAATAAAGAATTCATTCTGCCAATCGGCAAACAGGTACTGGCGGTAGATCCGGCTTACTTCCGTCCTACAGAGGTGGAACTGCTGATAGGCGATCCTACCAAGTCTAAAACAAAATTAGGCTGGGAACCTAAATACGATCTGCAGGAGCTGGTAAGCGAAATGGTAACCTGTGACGTGGAAATATTCAGAAAGGACAGTAAAACTCAGTGGGAACAATTGGCAGGATAA
- a CDS encoding polysaccharide biosynthesis protein has product MRVKVFNQLSNNPKYTKTLQWVKLVSVTGFAQVFVQAVSLFSGILVIRMLQPEEYALYTLANTMLGTMTVLADGGISTGVMSQGGKVWQDRDQLGTVLATGMDLRRKFAVGSLLVSIPVLIYLMLHHGASWLMSVLIVLSLIPSFFMALSGTILQIAPKLRQDIAPLQKNQVYMNLGRLVLLALTIFIFPFAFVAVLAAGLPQIWGNMNLRKISSGYADWHKKPDPAIRQNIMKMVRRLLPMGIYTCLSGQITIWLISIFGTTKGVAQLGALDRLSMALSFITIVFGTVILPRFSRLPNNKALLMRRFVQIQGGLLAMGVCIVFTAWLFSAQILKILGPNYSNLTNEVVLKITISCLGIIAASTFSLFTSRSWAINPFISIPVSIASIALGVAFIDVSSLRGVLFMNIMIQLIQVVMNVSYTFLKISKTNNSLPTENNKETI; this is encoded by the coding sequence ATGCGCGTAAAAGTATTCAATCAGTTATCGAATAATCCTAAGTACACCAAAACACTGCAATGGGTAAAACTGGTCAGCGTGACTGGTTTCGCCCAGGTTTTTGTACAGGCGGTCAGTTTATTCAGCGGTATCCTTGTGATCCGTATGCTGCAACCTGAAGAGTATGCATTGTACACACTGGCTAACACCATGCTGGGTACAATGACGGTACTGGCCGACGGTGGTATCTCTACCGGTGTGATGTCTCAGGGCGGAAAAGTATGGCAGGACCGTGACCAGTTAGGCACTGTCCTTGCTACAGGGATGGACCTTCGCCGCAAGTTTGCGGTGGGCAGTTTACTGGTGTCGATACCGGTGCTCATCTACCTGATGCTGCATCACGGAGCCAGCTGGCTGATGTCTGTCCTGATCGTTCTTTCGCTTATTCCTTCTTTCTTCATGGCACTGTCAGGTACGATTCTGCAGATTGCGCCGAAGCTGAGACAGGACATTGCACCCTTGCAGAAGAACCAGGTCTACATGAACTTAGGCAGGCTGGTATTGCTGGCACTGACCATCTTTATTTTCCCTTTTGCTTTTGTAGCAGTACTCGCAGCAGGATTGCCACAGATATGGGGAAATATGAACCTCCGGAAGATATCATCCGGGTATGCGGACTGGCATAAGAAACCCGATCCTGCCATCAGGCAGAATATTATGAAGATGGTACGCCGTCTGCTGCCCATGGGAATCTACACCTGTCTGTCCGGACAGATCACGATCTGGCTGATCTCCATCTTCGGTACGACCAAAGGGGTGGCACAGCTGGGCGCACTGGACAGGTTGTCAATGGCGCTGAGTTTTATTACGATCGTTTTTGGCACTGTGATCTTACCGAGGTTTTCAAGACTGCCTAATAACAAGGCGTTGCTGATGCGACGTTTTGTGCAGATACAGGGGGGATTACTGGCAATGGGTGTCTGCATCGTTTTTACGGCATGGCTCTTCTCTGCACAGATCCTGAAAATACTGGGACCGAATTATTCGAATCTGACAAACGAGGTAGTACTCAAGATCACCATCAGTTGTCTCGGTATTATCGCTGCTTCTACTTTTTCGTTGTTCACAAGCAGGAGCTGGGCTATCAACCCGTTCATCTCCATTCCGGTAAGTATTGCATCGATCGCATTGGGCGTCGCATTTATCGATGTATCGTCCCTGCGCGGTGTACTCTTCATGAACATCATGATACAGCTGATACAGGTAGTGATGAATGTTTCATACACTTTCCTGAAGATCAGCAAAACAAACAACTCATTACCCACTGAAAATAACAAAGAAACTATATGA
- a CDS encoding polysaccharide pyruvyl transferase family protein, with translation MTYYYQVEGLLRNNIGDVLQGMVAKDLLPEGAKVADREALADLAGRDSGLLVANGWYMHSFAKFPAPDNITPLYAAVHVANSALLSSEHVREHFKQHAPIGCRDTKTLRLLLGWGIPAYYSSCLTITSKPRGPINKNPDGEIILVDNVDHPVPDAVVAKLEKVLGKKMVRVSHDPPDTSGSIEAYAKVSEEHMNSLLARYCNASLILTTKIHCALPCLGMGANVKLIHPNPADPRLATVAEFIDIISYKDILDKGDAGLNDSPVNKEALAKRKAFLLELVADSVKEGANAVQVSGKMRYRLIRMKANLLSKLYRMSVVLSYRTGFAKEKIQRVYGAGF, from the coding sequence ATGACATATTACTATCAGGTAGAAGGATTACTCCGCAATAATATCGGAGATGTACTTCAGGGAATGGTCGCAAAGGACCTCTTGCCTGAAGGCGCAAAGGTAGCTGACAGGGAAGCACTGGCTGACCTGGCAGGCAGAGATAGCGGACTGCTGGTCGCTAACGGCTGGTACATGCACTCTTTTGCGAAGTTTCCCGCACCGGATAATATTACGCCTTTATATGCCGCTGTGCATGTCGCTAACTCTGCTTTGCTGTCAAGCGAACATGTAAGAGAGCATTTCAAACAGCACGCACCTATCGGCTGCCGTGATACAAAAACTTTACGTCTGCTGCTGGGCTGGGGCATTCCTGCTTACTATTCCAGCTGTCTGACCATCACCTCCAAACCACGTGGTCCTATCAACAAGAATCCTGATGGCGAGATCATCCTGGTTGATAACGTAGACCATCCGGTACCGGATGCAGTGGTTGCCAAACTGGAAAAAGTACTGGGTAAGAAGATGGTGAGAGTATCTCACGATCCGCCGGATACAAGTGGTAGCATCGAAGCATATGCAAAAGTATCAGAAGAGCACATGAACAGTCTGCTGGCGCGTTACTGCAATGCATCCCTGATCCTGACCACCAAGATCCACTGTGCACTGCCTTGTCTGGGTATGGGTGCAAACGTGAAACTGATCCATCCAAATCCTGCTGACCCGCGTCTGGCAACGGTAGCAGAGTTCATCGATATTATTTCCTATAAGGATATCCTCGATAAAGGGGATGCAGGTCTCAACGATTCCCCTGTCAACAAAGAAGCGCTGGCAAAGAGAAAAGCGTTCCTGTTAGAGCTGGTAGCTGACTCTGTGAAAGAAGGCGCCAATGCTGTACAGGTATCAGGTAAAATGCGTTACCGTCTGATCAGAATGAAAGCTAACCTGTTGTCTAAGCTGTACCGCATGAGCGTTGTACTGTCTTACCGCACAGGATTTGCAAAAGAAAAGATCCAGAGAGTGTATGGCGCAGGTTTCTGA
- a CDS encoding glycosyltransferase family 4 protein has protein sequence MAQVSDKQRILVYSTQLMETGGIESHLLEFCRQMAANGTEIDLVVLNAATTGETEQFYRSICRKVHFGRHGRSYKRLLWMLQTGLKLRSSRKYDAVYTNGQGESIWMLSRMLPGYATWVHHHHTSGDAKDQATWGEKYKKTLHTANTIIACSHRNAGDMQSVLQRQVDTIPCFSRNVEVSFTENNSGKLRFGYYGRLIAEKGIDLICRMSEDADLKNEVEFHLWGEGKNYPAPYFDQYPNVHYHGTFAGEAGLKGAIAQLDAYLLLSVHPEGLPISLLEAMSAGLPWLATDRGGIPDIACDPLSTRVISAAVDYEAAKNAVLAFAKDIRSGLVTKTTQKDLYAKRFSAVALRTAWSNVLGLQKQN, from the coding sequence ATGGCGCAGGTTTCTGATAAACAACGTATACTGGTTTATTCTACCCAGTTAATGGAAACTGGTGGTATAGAAAGCCATCTGCTGGAATTCTGCCGGCAGATGGCTGCTAACGGTACGGAAATTGACCTGGTGGTGCTGAATGCAGCGACTACCGGCGAAACAGAGCAGTTCTACAGAAGTATCTGTCGTAAGGTACACTTCGGAAGACACGGCCGTTCCTACAAACGTTTACTGTGGATGTTGCAGACAGGATTAAAACTGCGCAGCTCCCGTAAATACGACGCCGTTTATACCAATGGTCAGGGAGAGAGTATCTGGATGTTGTCCCGTATGCTGCCGGGTTATGCCACCTGGGTACATCATCACCATACTTCCGGTGATGCGAAAGACCAGGCTACCTGGGGCGAGAAATATAAAAAGACATTGCATACTGCCAATACCATTATTGCCTGTTCACACAGAAATGCAGGCGATATGCAAAGCGTATTGCAACGTCAGGTGGACACGATTCCCTGTTTCTCCAGAAATGTGGAAGTCTCTTTCACCGAAAATAATTCAGGTAAACTGCGCTTCGGTTATTATGGCCGTCTGATTGCAGAGAAAGGCATCGATCTGATCTGCAGAATGAGTGAAGACGCAGATCTGAAAAACGAAGTGGAATTTCATCTGTGGGGAGAAGGAAAGAATTATCCGGCTCCTTATTTCGATCAATATCCCAATGTACATTATCACGGTACCTTTGCAGGAGAAGCGGGTTTAAAGGGCGCTATAGCGCAACTGGACGCCTATCTGCTGCTATCTGTACATCCGGAGGGACTGCCTATCAGTCTGCTGGAAGCAATGAGTGCAGGATTACCCTGGCTGGCGACAGACAGAGGCGGTATTCCGGACATTGCCTGTGATCCTTTGTCCACACGAGTGATATCGGCAGCAGTGGATTATGAAGCTGCAAAAAACGCTGTACTGGCATTTGCAAAAGATATCAGGAGCGGACTGGTGACAAAGACGACGCAGAAGGACCTGTATGCAAAGAGATTTTCTGCCGTGGCATTACGCACTGCCTGGAGTAATGTACTTGGACTTCAAAAGCAAAACTAA
- a CDS encoding glycosyltransferase family 4 protein: MVIISHPTGNANLRAAVAGLADAGILSEFHTAIASFPGSAFGRLAGFGPLSEIKRRGYEPRLEAYTRLHPWHELGRLAATKAGFKSLTRQEKGMFSVDAVYHAMDRRVAARLKSVARKANAVYAYEDGAMLSFREADRLGLKRLYDLPIGYWRASQRLLSQELERWPAWKNTISSLSASQKKLDRKDEELQLADRIFVASSFTAKTLKDYPGQLAQIDVIPYGFPAVSATRDYDKISGRPLKILFVGGLSQRKGIADLFAAADKLGNAVELTIVGKKMSDNCPALDKELAKHTYIPSLAHADILKLMRTQDVFIFPSLFEGFGLVITEAMSQGTPVITTDRTAGPDLITDGKNGWLTATGSTDALYDAIAALLNNPDSVAEAGLAAMEKARSRPWAVYGQELAAAISKV, encoded by the coding sequence ATGGTCATTATATCACATCCCACCGGTAATGCCAATCTGAGAGCTGCAGTAGCTGGTCTCGCAGATGCAGGCATACTGTCTGAGTTTCATACGGCCATTGCCAGCTTTCCTGGATCTGCATTCGGACGCCTTGCCGGTTTCGGACCACTGTCAGAAATCAAGCGTCGCGGTTATGAACCACGTCTGGAAGCATATACCCGCTTACATCCCTGGCATGAACTGGGACGCCTTGCAGCGACAAAAGCGGGCTTTAAAAGCCTTACAAGGCAGGAAAAAGGCATGTTCTCAGTAGATGCTGTTTATCATGCCATGGACAGAAGAGTGGCTGCCCGTCTGAAAAGTGTTGCCCGTAAAGCAAATGCGGTGTATGCCTATGAAGATGGCGCCATGCTTTCATTCAGAGAAGCAGACCGCCTGGGGCTGAAACGCCTGTATGACCTGCCGATAGGTTACTGGCGCGCTTCTCAACGTCTGTTGTCACAGGAACTGGAACGCTGGCCGGCATGGAAGAATACCATATCGAGCCTGAGCGCTTCTCAGAAAAAACTGGATAGAAAAGACGAAGAGCTACAACTGGCCGACAGGATTTTTGTAGCCAGCAGTTTTACTGCCAAAACACTGAAAGATTACCCCGGACAGCTTGCACAGATTGATGTGATACCTTATGGTTTCCCCGCTGTGTCAGCTACAAGGGACTATGATAAAATATCCGGCCGGCCACTGAAAATATTGTTTGTAGGTGGTCTGTCACAAAGGAAAGGTATCGCCGATCTTTTTGCTGCTGCTGATAAACTGGGCAATGCGGTAGAACTGACAATCGTGGGAAAGAAGATGTCGGATAACTGTCCGGCACTGGATAAAGAACTGGCGAAGCATACCTACATTCCTAGTCTGGCACATGCAGACATTCTGAAGCTGATGCGAACACAGGATGTATTCATCTTCCCTTCGTTGTTTGAAGGATTCGGACTGGTGATCACAGAAGCGATGTCACAAGGCACACCGGTGATTACGACTGACCGTACTGCGGGACCGGATCTGATCACGGATGGAAAGAACGGCTGGCTGACAGCTACCGGTTCGACGGATGCTTTATATGATGCGATTGCTGCTTTGCTGAACAATCCTGACAGTGTCGCCGAAGCGGGGCTGGCAGCGATGGAAAAGGCCCGCAGCAGACCATGGGCAGTGTACGGGCAGGAGCTTGCCGCTGCTATCTCAAAAGTTTAA
- a CDS encoding acyltransferase family protein — protein sequence MSTQSRIAWIDTLKGIGILTVVAGHIFPDAVSRYIFLFHMPLFFFIGGFLFKPAADQKEYLAKKSFHLLVPYVAFLFLIYVPYELKEIMAGRETYVKAVIRPVLGGRYLIEWVSVFWYITCFFLVQQVMNVLMNKVSKKVIDLLMLASLLVSYALSRFLPSFWLPWNADVVFAALPIFYLGYLYKGAQEQISRYKIVLFLLLAGVIVFTYYYPANRYEMKSAVYGIPFVTLFSSLVIVLCLIELSKLIASNATISKVFNELGTASMIVMFLHQPIQFIAREQFGITDPATRFFIAVVLSMGGYYLLNSMAFGRAVFMGSLTDFKKIFSREKLATV from the coding sequence ATGAGTACCCAATCAAGAATTGCATGGATCGATACCCTGAAGGGTATTGGTATTCTGACAGTAGTGGCCGGACATATATTTCCGGATGCTGTGTCCAGGTACATCTTTCTTTTTCACATGCCCCTGTTCTTTTTTATCGGAGGTTTTCTGTTTAAACCTGCTGCCGATCAGAAAGAATACCTGGCAAAGAAATCGTTTCACCTCCTGGTGCCTTACGTTGCATTTCTTTTCCTGATCTATGTGCCATATGAACTGAAAGAGATCATGGCTGGTCGTGAAACGTATGTGAAAGCAGTGATCAGACCTGTGTTGGGCGGACGTTATCTGATTGAGTGGGTGTCGGTGTTCTGGTATATCACCTGCTTCTTTCTGGTACAACAGGTGATGAATGTGCTGATGAACAAAGTGAGTAAAAAAGTCATTGATCTGTTGATGCTGGCAAGTTTGCTGGTTAGTTATGCACTGAGCAGATTTCTACCTTCTTTCTGGTTGCCATGGAATGCAGATGTGGTGTTTGCAGCATTACCGATTTTCTACCTGGGTTACCTGTACAAAGGCGCACAGGAGCAGATCAGCAGGTATAAGATCGTATTATTTCTGTTGCTTGCCGGCGTGATTGTATTCACTTATTACTATCCGGCTAACAGGTATGAAATGAAATCGGCTGTGTATGGTATTCCTTTTGTTACGCTATTCTCCAGCCTGGTTATTGTACTATGCCTGATAGAGTTATCAAAACTGATTGCCAGCAACGCCACTATCAGTAAAGTGTTTAATGAACTGGGTACTGCTTCAATGATTGTGATGTTCCTGCATCAGCCTATACAGTTCATCGCAAGAGAGCAGTTTGGTATAACAGATCCTGCCACGCGTTTTTTTATAGCAGTGGTATTGTCGATGGGAGGTTATTATCTGCTGAACAGTATGGCTTTTGGAAGAGCCGTTTTCATGGGATCACTGACAGATTTCAAAAAGATATTCAGCAGGGAAAAGCTGGCAACGGTATAA
- a CDS encoding glycosyltransferase family 4 protein, whose product MRIVLVGNYPKDKQESMERFARMMEAGFKNAGHAVDIWRPSVCFGRPFKATTGGIAKWFGYLDKWVLYALVLRVKRLFAGADTLYHVCDHSNSFYVRHLPPTRTSITCHDVLAIRGGLGYADAYAPASGFGKYMQRWILSNLLTAKKIACVSQFTLGQLTDLAKGKGKQPADWRVIHNGFNDDFSPVSKEESRELLKSVGVNIDEPYILHVGSRQLRKNRKMLIDMVHAISDKYKGKIVYAGFEIEPALYAHAAQLGIKDRVIGVTKPPHKVLKALYSAAYAFVFPSLSEGFGWPVIEAQACGTPVIASSTAPMPEVSGGAALHADPLKPEAFANALAQLSDPALRTKLLEDGRRNVTHFTPEIMMDAYEAMLGISTDSRKAGVQERNRSVALPQ is encoded by the coding sequence ATGCGCATTGTTTTAGTAGGGAATTATCCGAAGGATAAACAGGAAAGTATGGAGCGGTTTGCCAGAATGATGGAAGCCGGCTTTAAGAATGCCGGTCATGCTGTGGATATCTGGCGTCCGTCTGTTTGCTTCGGTCGTCCTTTTAAAGCAACAACGGGAGGAATCGCCAAGTGGTTCGGATATCTGGATAAGTGGGTGTTATATGCACTTGTACTACGTGTAAAGCGGTTGTTTGCAGGAGCGGATACGCTGTATCATGTATGTGATCATTCCAACTCCTTTTATGTAAGACACCTGCCTCCTACACGGACCAGCATTACCTGTCATGATGTGCTGGCTATCAGAGGCGGACTGGGATATGCAGATGCCTATGCGCCTGCTTCCGGTTTTGGTAAATACATGCAACGCTGGATACTTTCCAATCTGCTCACCGCTAAAAAGATCGCCTGTGTATCTCAGTTTACATTGGGACAATTGACAGATCTCGCAAAAGGTAAAGGAAAACAACCTGCTGACTGGCGGGTGATACACAATGGATTCAATGATGATTTCAGTCCTGTCAGCAAAGAAGAAAGCAGAGAATTGCTGAAAAGTGTCGGCGTTAATATAGACGAACCTTACATCCTGCATGTAGGCTCCCGTCAACTCCGTAAGAACCGTAAGATGCTGATCGACATGGTACATGCGATCAGTGATAAATACAAAGGTAAGATCGTGTACGCTGGCTTTGAGATAGAACCTGCTCTATATGCACATGCAGCACAGCTGGGGATAAAAGACAGGGTGATCGGCGTAACCAAGCCACCACATAAAGTATTGAAAGCATTATACAGTGCTGCCTATGCCTTTGTTTTTCCTTCCTTATCAGAAGGATTTGGCTGGCCGGTCATTGAAGCACAGGCATGTGGTACACCTGTTATTGCCAGCAGTACAGCGCCCATGCCGGAAGTAAGCGGAGGCGCAGCATTACATGCAGATCCGTTGAAGCCGGAAGCATTTGCCAATGCGCTGGCGCAATTATCTGATCCGGCTCTAAGAACAAAACTGCTGGAAGACGGAAGACGTAACGTTACGCATTTCACGCCTGAGATCATGATGGATGCGTATGAGGCGATGCTGGGTATCAGTACCGACAGCAGGAAAGCGGGTGTACAGGAACGTAACAGATCTGTAGCATTGCCCCAATAA
- a CDS encoding XrtY-associated glycosyltransferase XYAG1 translates to MNILHIIPSYKPAYIYGGPIYSSSALCEQLVADGHKVTVLTTTANGEVELDVPPGVAQNIDGVSTLYFKRVTKDNTNFSPDLVKYLYKNIKQYDAVHIHSWWNLVAIFTVLVCYIRRVRPVFSPRGMLCQYILETNHPFQKKIIQTVIGNRLLPKVKFHATSTAEVHEIKGLYPSSQVEEIFNFVSVPETPTVPKAPAGEKIKFLFMSRIDPKKGLELLFKGLSMVQFPYELNIAGPYKEEYLEQLKAATREHGIDQHVNWLGPVYGEAKFKLLRENDVMVLTSYNENFANIVIESLAVGTPVLISNMVGLSNYISSNDLGWISTIDPVNIKETLEKAYAERERLPELSMRAPQMMKKDFDRKSLVNKYLDLYRAN, encoded by the coding sequence ATGAATATTCTTCATATCATCCCTTCGTATAAGCCGGCATATATCTATGGTGGTCCCATTTATTCCAGTTCTGCCCTGTGTGAACAGCTGGTGGCAGACGGACATAAAGTGACTGTACTGACTACAACCGCAAACGGAGAGGTGGAACTGGATGTGCCCCCCGGTGTGGCACAGAACATTGATGGTGTAAGTACGCTGTACTTCAAACGCGTCACTAAAGATAATACCAACTTCTCACCTGATCTTGTTAAATACCTCTATAAGAATATCAAGCAGTATGACGCTGTGCATATTCATTCCTGGTGGAATCTTGTAGCCATCTTCACCGTACTGGTATGTTATATCAGAAGAGTGAGACCGGTATTTTCACCAAGAGGAATGCTCTGCCAGTATATCCTGGAAACGAATCACCCTTTCCAGAAGAAGATCATACAGACAGTGATCGGTAACAGACTGCTGCCTAAGGTGAAATTTCATGCGACGTCTACAGCAGAAGTACATGAGATCAAAGGATTGTATCCTTCTTCACAGGTAGAAGAGATATTCAACTTCGTATCTGTTCCTGAAACACCGACTGTGCCTAAGGCGCCGGCAGGGGAGAAGATCAAGTTTCTTTTCATGAGCCGTATCGATCCGAAGAAAGGACTGGAACTGCTTTTCAAAGGACTGAGCATGGTACAGTTTCCATATGAACTGAACATTGCAGGCCCTTATAAAGAAGAATACCTGGAACAGTTAAAAGCAGCTACACGCGAGCATGGTATTGATCAGCACGTGAACTGGCTAGGCCCGGTGTATGGGGAAGCGAAGTTTAAATTGTTGCGTGAGAATGATGTAATGGTGCTGACTTCTTACAATGAAAACTTTGCAAACATTGTGATAGAATCACTGGCTGTAGGTACACCGGTATTGATTAGCAACATGGTTGGGCTCAGTAATTACATCTCCAGCAATGATCTGGGATGGATCTCCACGATCGATCCTGTGAATATCAAGGAAACATTAGAGAAGGCTTACGCAGAAAGAGAGCGTTTACCTGAATTGTCAATGCGTGCACCGCAAATGATGAAGAAAGATTTTGACAGAAAGAGCCTGGTAAATAAATACCTGGATCTGTACAGGGCGAACTAA